Proteins encoded in a region of the Natrinema salinisoli genome:
- a CDS encoding primase-associated protein encodes MSQSTPVEDERTAYRIATLPLEYGTTRINQLFTRGYNRYIVDGEDQPEDLLNDLERFGTAAFKEDIRDNAVEDPFVDEPGTLAVVATLSAICVKAHPKFEHAPPRKVQVLYDIRDLYVNNLASLLREFGDGSLQQDIAEVLYAKDPGEDGPHPGRVCTGIKEMPEFGEGLYLEIPMAAASRDCLVHAGTETEEAGKLLTHVKDNRLYVPVGDFDTKYREYARRAFKKLLRVQEENLSEDQLTWLTTNESAITERIDRFIETGHHERIWRNWNPGERTIRVLRDAIRDAPDEVTTLGSFYSAKELFEAVEAYDPEADWKRDVCNRISSPRSLGNLLASQRDHRRLTIRQHENTNHYRIQESTRGVQPLTVESIEDLFELPCMANMAERLHEKKPVRKDLYNFARMVMWLPQYQDNDLEMIVRDLKDVFSRWPWYDEQVTDYQIRYEFSNTIGGDTPLPMNCDNDDMQRYCIGQNECPYSIWGSLPFPDEMYDQLNETEGKGNEF; translated from the coding sequence ATGAGTCAATCGACCCCTGTCGAGGACGAGCGTACCGCCTACCGCATTGCGACGCTCCCGCTCGAATACGGCACGACACGCATCAACCAGCTATTCACGCGGGGCTACAATCGCTACATCGTCGACGGCGAAGACCAACCAGAAGATCTGTTGAACGACCTCGAGCGGTTCGGGACGGCGGCGTTCAAAGAAGACATTAGGGACAATGCTGTAGAGGACCCCTTCGTCGACGAACCCGGAACACTCGCCGTCGTCGCGACGTTGAGCGCGATCTGCGTCAAGGCACACCCGAAGTTCGAACACGCTCCGCCGCGAAAGGTGCAGGTCCTCTACGATATTCGAGATTTATACGTCAACAATCTCGCTTCCCTCCTTCGAGAATTCGGAGATGGGAGTCTCCAACAGGATATCGCAGAGGTATTGTACGCGAAAGATCCTGGAGAGGACGGTCCGCACCCCGGCCGCGTTTGTACAGGGATCAAAGAGATGCCCGAGTTCGGTGAGGGGTTGTATCTCGAAATCCCAATGGCTGCGGCATCGAGAGATTGCCTCGTCCACGCCGGCACCGAGACAGAAGAGGCCGGAAAACTGCTCACTCACGTTAAGGATAACCGTCTCTACGTGCCGGTCGGCGATTTCGATACGAAGTATCGCGAGTACGCCAGACGCGCGTTCAAGAAGCTCTTGCGAGTTCAGGAGGAGAACCTCTCCGAAGACCAGCTCACGTGGCTAACGACGAATGAGTCGGCCATCACAGAGCGCATCGATCGCTTCATCGAGACAGGACACCACGAGCGAATCTGGCGAAACTGGAACCCTGGGGAGCGGACCATCCGTGTGCTTCGGGATGCGATTCGAGACGCTCCAGATGAAGTCACCACGCTGGGGAGTTTCTACTCAGCGAAGGAGCTGTTTGAAGCAGTGGAGGCGTACGATCCGGAAGCGGACTGGAAGCGAGACGTGTGTAATCGCATCTCGAGTCCACGGAGTCTCGGGAATCTTCTCGCATCCCAGCGCGACCACCGGAGACTAACCATTCGGCAGCACGAAAATACGAACCACTATCGGATTCAGGAATCTACGCGAGGTGTCCAGCCCCTCACCGTCGAGTCAATCGAGGACCTCTTTGAACTCCCCTGCATGGCGAACATGGCCGAACGCCTCCACGAGAAGAAACCAGTCCGAAAGGACCTGTACAACTTCGCCCGGATGGTGATGTGGTTGCCACAGTATCAGGACAACGACCTCGAAATGATTGTCAGAGACCTCAAGGACGTCTTCTCGCGGTGGCCGTGGTACGATGAACAGGTCACCGACTACCAGATTCGCTACGAGTTCTCGAACACGATTGGAGGCGACACCCCGCTTCCGATGAACTGCGACAACGACGATATGCAGCGGTACTGCATCGGACAGAATGAGTGTCCATATTCGATTTGGGGGAGTCTCCCCTTCCCGGATGAGATGTACGATCAACTAAATGAAACCGAGGGTAAGGGAAACGAGTTCTAA
- a CDS encoding DNA-binding protein, with amino-acid sequence MSSNNASGKVVSVDEQAFEKTGEQAVDEDGFPVVDETPEFEAAVEQETQAKVDANHPDGIADTSDERIHGVTLKQEERIQAREAELERISAQAELGTQDGREQRTREVVSKLCGRDEPAPEECTDPREKLTQEELAEVNEQAMRISDEVKGSWSRAVVAKQLAEKVQRGRDVTKAVLETLEELKAAPGAIVPIADVPDVPVGEVTVEGTVQTLWKPSSTSIQQVGLIADDSGKIKFTCWEKSDQTVVQEGETVRFRAAAKNWYEGRCSIALTGWSRIEFPERGRWWEE; translated from the coding sequence ATGTCCAGTAACAACGCTAGCGGAAAGGTCGTTTCGGTCGATGAACAGGCATTCGAGAAAACGGGCGAGCAGGCGGTCGATGAAGATGGCTTCCCCGTCGTCGACGAGACGCCGGAGTTCGAGGCAGCGGTCGAGCAGGAGACACAAGCGAAGGTGGATGCGAACCACCCGGACGGGATCGCGGACACGAGCGACGAGCGGATTCACGGTGTCACCCTCAAACAGGAGGAGCGCATTCAGGCGCGGGAAGCCGAACTGGAGCGCATCAGTGCCCAGGCCGAGCTCGGAACCCAGGATGGTCGCGAGCAGCGCACGCGAGAGGTCGTCAGCAAGCTGTGTGGCCGTGACGAGCCGGCGCCGGAGGAGTGTACGGATCCCCGAGAGAAGCTGACGCAAGAGGAACTCGCGGAGGTCAACGAGCAGGCGATGCGGATCAGCGATGAGGTGAAGGGTAGCTGGTCGAGAGCGGTCGTCGCGAAGCAGCTGGCCGAGAAGGTGCAGCGCGGGCGGGACGTCACGAAGGCGGTTCTGGAGACGCTCGAGGAACTGAAGGCGGCGCCGGGGGCGATCGTGCCCATCGCGGACGTGCCGGACGTCCCGGTCGGTGAGGTGACGGTCGAAGGAACTGTGCAGACCCTCTGGAAGCCGTCCTCAACCAGCATCCAGCAAGTCGGACTGATAGCGGATGATAGCGGGAAAATCAAGTTCACCTGCTGGGAGAAATCCGATCAGACGGTGGTGCAGGAAGGCGAAACGGTCCGGTTCCGGGCGGCAGCCAAGAACTGGTACGAGGGCCGGTGCTCAATCGCGCTGACCGGGTGGTCGAGGATCGAGTTCCCGGAGCGCGGTCGGTGGTGGGAAGAGTAG
- a CDS encoding HalOD1 output domain-containing protein, with protein sequence MGKIGTQVNTDDSSAKLTLSTTAEWVQDTENTPVYAVVSAVSEASGLDMVELPPLYNAINPDALNALFTSRAEPAVNKISFEYAGYDVVVRGTGAVEVRTTVNA encoded by the coding sequence ATGGGAAAGATAGGCACACAGGTTAATACGGATGACTCTTCAGCTAAACTGACTCTGTCTACTACTGCTGAATGGGTGCAGGACACCGAGAATACACCTGTCTATGCGGTTGTTTCGGCGGTGTCAGAAGCCTCTGGTCTGGATATGGTTGAACTGCCCCCACTCTATAATGCGATCAATCCAGACGCGCTGAACGCGTTGTTCACTTCTCGAGCTGAGCCTGCTGTCAACAAAATCTCCTTCGAGTACGCAGGATACGACGTCGTGGTACGCGGAACCGGTGCGGTTGAGGTACGGACCACGGTCAACGCCTGA
- a CDS encoding NADP-dependent malic enzyme, producing MDEDALEYHKTDPPGKIEISTTKPTNTQRDLSLAYSPGVAAPCREIAAEPDDAYQYTTKGNLVGVISNGSAVLGLGDIGAQASKPVMEGKGVLFKRFADIDVFDIELDLDDPDAFVESVAAMESTFGGINLEDIAAPDCFEIEERLRDRLSVPVFHDDQHGTAIISGAALLNAAEIVGKDLADLEVAFAGAGAAAVATAKFYVSLGVPRKNITMCDIDGILTTERAESGELNEYNRQFARNVPDGDVADAMEDADAFVGLSAGGIVSQEMVRSMADDPIVFAMANPEPEIGYEEAKAARDDTVIMATGRSDYPNQVNNVLGFPFIFRGALDVRTTEINEKMKVAAAHALADLAKQDVPDSVVKAYGDQPLQFGPDYIIPKPLDTRVLFEVAPAVARAAIESGAARIELDVDEYVERLEARLGKSREMMRVVLNKAKSDPKRIALTEGTDETIVRAAAQIEERGIAKPVLIGDEDEIHRTVVNLGLEFEPDIVDPAGGECEAYADHLYERRQRDGITQREAESLIRDDTNYFGSVMVDRGDVDAMLTGLTNHYPSALRPPLQVVGTADDAEYAAGVYMLTFKNRVIFVADATVNQAPDEDVLEEVTRHTAELARRFDVEPRAALLSYSDFGSVDNEGTRKPSEAARRLREDSDIDFPVDGEMQADTAVLEEMLTDTYDFTELERPANVLIFPNLEAGNIGYKLLQRLGGADAIGPMLVGMDKPVHVLQRGDEVKDIVNLAAVATVDAQDSHS from the coding sequence ATGGACGAAGACGCGCTCGAGTATCACAAGACAGATCCACCGGGGAAGATCGAAATATCGACGACGAAACCGACGAACACGCAACGGGACCTCTCGCTGGCGTACTCTCCGGGCGTCGCCGCCCCGTGTCGCGAGATCGCCGCGGAACCGGATGATGCCTACCAGTACACGACAAAGGGAAACCTCGTGGGCGTAATCTCGAACGGGTCGGCCGTCCTCGGGCTGGGTGATATCGGCGCTCAGGCCTCGAAACCAGTCATGGAGGGAAAAGGCGTCCTGTTTAAACGATTCGCCGACATCGACGTCTTCGACATCGAACTCGATCTCGATGATCCGGACGCGTTCGTCGAGTCGGTTGCGGCGATGGAGTCGACCTTCGGCGGAATCAACCTCGAGGACATCGCGGCACCGGACTGTTTCGAAATCGAGGAGCGCCTCCGCGACCGACTATCGGTTCCCGTGTTTCACGACGATCAGCACGGCACCGCCATCATCTCCGGCGCTGCTCTCCTCAACGCCGCGGAGATTGTCGGCAAGGATCTCGCAGACCTCGAGGTTGCGTTCGCCGGTGCAGGTGCCGCCGCGGTCGCAACCGCGAAGTTCTACGTCTCGCTGGGCGTCCCCCGAAAAAATATCACTATGTGTGATATCGACGGTATTTTGACGACGGAACGGGCGGAATCCGGCGAGCTGAACGAGTACAACCGGCAGTTCGCACGGAACGTACCCGACGGCGATGTCGCGGACGCGATGGAGGATGCGGACGCGTTCGTCGGGCTCTCTGCCGGCGGTATCGTCAGCCAGGAGATGGTCCGATCGATGGCCGACGATCCGATCGTCTTCGCGATGGCAAATCCCGAGCCGGAGATCGGCTACGAGGAAGCCAAGGCGGCCCGCGACGATACCGTCATCATGGCGACCGGTCGGTCGGACTACCCCAATCAGGTCAACAACGTCCTCGGATTTCCCTTCATCTTCCGCGGTGCGCTCGATGTCCGTACCACTGAGATCAACGAGAAGATGAAGGTCGCGGCGGCCCACGCGCTGGCAGATCTAGCCAAGCAGGACGTCCCCGATTCGGTAGTCAAAGCCTACGGCGATCAGCCGCTACAGTTCGGCCCGGACTATATCATACCCAAACCTCTCGACACTCGCGTCCTCTTCGAGGTCGCACCCGCGGTCGCACGGGCGGCGATCGAGTCGGGCGCGGCTCGCATCGAACTCGACGTTGACGAGTACGTCGAACGCCTCGAGGCCCGCCTCGGTAAATCTCGTGAGATGATGCGCGTCGTGCTCAACAAGGCCAAGTCCGACCCCAAACGGATTGCGCTAACCGAGGGGACTGACGAGACGATCGTCCGTGCGGCAGCCCAAATCGAAGAGCGCGGAATCGCGAAGCCGGTCCTGATCGGCGACGAAGACGAGATTCATCGTACGGTCGTGAACCTCGGCCTCGAGTTCGAACCGGACATCGTCGACCCCGCTGGCGGGGAGTGTGAGGCGTACGCCGACCACCTCTACGAGCGACGACAGCGCGACGGTATCACCCAACGTGAGGCCGAATCACTGATTCGCGACGACACCAACTACTTCGGCAGCGTCATGGTTGATCGCGGCGACGTCGACGCGATGCTCACCGGATTGACGAACCACTATCCGTCGGCACTCCGCCCACCGCTACAAGTCGTCGGAACGGCCGACGACGCCGAGTACGCCGCCGGCGTCTACATGCTCACGTTCAAGAATCGCGTGATCTTCGTCGCTGACGCCACGGTCAACCAGGCTCCCGACGAAGACGTCCTCGAGGAGGTTACCCGCCACACCGCCGAATTGGCTCGTCGGTTCGACGTTGAACCGCGCGCCGCCTTGCTCTCGTACTCCGATTTCGGTAGCGTCGACAATGAAGGTACCCGCAAACCTAGCGAAGCGGCCCGCCGCCTACGTGAGGACTCCGACATCGACTTCCCCGTCGACGGTGAGATGCAAGCCGACACCGCCGTCCTCGAGGAGATGCTGACCGATACCTACGATTTCACCGAGTTAGAACGGCCCGCGAACGTGCTGATCTTCCCGAATCTCGAGGCGGGCAACATCGGCTACAAGCTACTCCAGCGCCTTGGTGGGGCTGACGCCATCGGCCCGATGCTAGTCGGGATGGATAAGCCAGTCCACGTGCTCCAGCGCGGCGACGAGGTCAAGGATATCGTCAACCTCGCGGCCGTTGCGACGGTCGACGCCCAAGATAGCCATTCATGA
- a CDS encoding PadR family transcriptional regulator, whose product MDDLTGFQRDLLYVIAGADQPSGQDVKNEVEQYYNADINHGRLYPNLDTLVNKELVEKGQLDRRTNYYAIADKGEKAIEDRRRWEEQFIN is encoded by the coding sequence ATGGACGACCTCACGGGATTCCAACGCGACCTGTTGTACGTCATCGCAGGTGCAGACCAACCATCAGGCCAGGATGTCAAAAACGAAGTTGAACAGTACTACAACGCCGACATCAATCATGGACGGCTCTATCCAAATCTCGATACACTCGTCAACAAGGAGTTGGTTGAGAAAGGGCAACTCGACAGGCGAACGAATTACTATGCAATAGCAGATAAGGGAGAGAAAGCGATTGAGGACAGACGGAGGTGGGAGGAACAGTTTATTAATTAG
- a CDS encoding HEAT repeat domain-containing protein, protein MGASDWAGRMVTKMQREYGVGQDRALQITNRVRKLAASPDIKALEEAGLIEGDFISELIQDLIALLNQQDEESIEGRWNALMKERRVYDVVGADALLYDPAKAGLSPDKELVSDDGESITIQEAMITAWREEIPIEAIPRGIRLGNTEFRDRNSGQITLSQHEDGFDQNELSDQLGRDLRSSRLEVNADLLALEDVDFPMKAPRQDCVLAIAAVRRYILEHGGASCDEILDAMEPEKSHPLGINGVQARAKGFEYEFRHRWWEDVVSPGLRSLSDITEPLHESGKWFSDEATTGGFESEATVESILDEGCLFEIAYQDDTKEQRVSGYHDEITRPSAKPLNGPSVFRFQPIGEESPITIRLPDLRELHPISLEQLPDSIWDPAISELVTIVDENPEQIPLGDVEAVLEAVQNDEVEAVPALMFIATVFGERKDIREAVADKLETMLLARLDLLTDKEQAEEIAKCFGIMAEVAPERVLDALPAMVSTADSATLETRQWLLYAFSNVAEAYPEELLPAVETLIECIEVSDENLRTNALSTLGKIAHAYPDAASDITDSLGELLTSDDALVRANAAGLLGDISQSNPESVIQLAPELIESLTAEDEETRVHASIALLRAGEANLDAVRDEHEQLAAALSDSNSTVRANVCTLIGNADVPVPDDQLRLLKDDPDKRVREQAAWALGRIS, encoded by the coding sequence ATGGGGGCAAGTGATTGGGCAGGTAGGATGGTGACGAAGATGCAGCGAGAGTACGGAGTGGGTCAAGACCGGGCCCTGCAGATAACGAACCGTGTTCGGAAACTGGCCGCCAGTCCTGATATCAAAGCGCTGGAAGAAGCGGGATTGATCGAGGGAGATTTCATCTCGGAGTTAATTCAAGATCTAATCGCGCTGCTGAACCAGCAAGACGAGGAATCGATCGAGGGGCGCTGGAATGCCCTCATGAAGGAGCGAAGGGTCTATGATGTCGTCGGGGCTGACGCGCTCCTCTACGACCCGGCAAAAGCCGGTCTTAGTCCAGACAAAGAACTAGTTTCTGACGACGGGGAATCCATCACGATACAAGAAGCGATGATTACCGCCTGGCGGGAGGAGATCCCTATCGAAGCAATCCCGCGAGGGATTCGATTAGGAAACACCGAGTTCCGGGATAGAAATAGCGGCCAGATAACTCTCTCGCAGCACGAAGATGGATTCGACCAGAACGAACTGAGTGACCAACTCGGCCGGGACTTGCGAAGTAGCCGGCTTGAAGTCAATGCCGATCTGCTTGCTCTGGAGGACGTCGATTTTCCCATGAAAGCACCGCGTCAGGACTGTGTGCTCGCTATTGCCGCAGTACGACGGTACATCCTCGAACACGGCGGTGCCTCTTGTGACGAAATCTTGGACGCAATGGAACCCGAGAAAAGTCATCCGCTCGGGATTAACGGTGTTCAGGCGAGAGCAAAGGGTTTCGAATACGAATTCCGCCATAGATGGTGGGAAGATGTCGTTTCTCCCGGTTTACGTTCACTTTCAGATATCACAGAACCACTCCACGAATCCGGGAAGTGGTTCTCCGACGAAGCGACGACGGGAGGCTTTGAATCCGAGGCCACAGTCGAAAGCATCCTGGATGAGGGGTGCCTATTCGAAATCGCGTATCAGGACGATACCAAAGAACAGCGGGTGTCCGGCTACCACGATGAGATTACACGGCCATCGGCAAAACCGCTCAACGGGCCGTCGGTGTTCCGTTTTCAACCAATTGGAGAAGAAAGCCCGATCACGATTCGTCTTCCGGACCTACGTGAACTTCACCCGATTTCCCTCGAACAGCTACCCGACTCGATCTGGGATCCTGCAATTTCGGAATTAGTGACGATCGTGGATGAGAACCCAGAGCAAATCCCGCTCGGAGATGTTGAGGCTGTTCTCGAAGCTGTTCAGAATGACGAAGTTGAGGCCGTCCCAGCACTGATGTTCATCGCTACGGTCTTCGGGGAACGGAAAGATATCCGCGAAGCGGTCGCCGACAAATTGGAGACTATGCTCCTCGCTCGATTAGATCTCCTTACCGATAAGGAGCAAGCAGAGGAGATAGCGAAGTGCTTCGGAATTATGGCTGAGGTAGCTCCTGAACGGGTGCTGGACGCGCTGCCAGCGATGGTGTCGACAGCCGACTCCGCGACCTTGGAAACTCGCCAGTGGCTGCTATATGCGTTCTCGAACGTCGCCGAAGCATATCCCGAGGAACTCCTCCCAGCAGTCGAGACCCTGATCGAGTGTATCGAGGTGTCCGACGAAAATCTACGTACGAACGCACTCTCGACACTCGGAAAAATTGCACACGCCTACCCCGATGCGGCCAGTGATATCACTGACTCACTCGGTGAACTGCTCACCAGCGACGATGCGTTGGTTCGTGCAAACGCTGCTGGTCTCCTCGGTGATATTTCCCAGTCGAATCCCGAATCCGTCATCCAACTTGCTCCGGAGCTGATAGAGTCTCTTACTGCTGAAGACGAAGAAACGAGAGTTCACGCCTCAATTGCGTTACTTCGTGCCGGCGAAGCTAATCTCGACGCAGTTCGTGATGAACATGAGCAATTGGCCGCTGCTCTCAGTGATTCAAATTCGACCGTGCGGGCGAATGTATGCACCTTGATTGGGAACGCCGATGTGCCCGTTCCAGATGACCAGTTGCGGCTACTCAAAGACGATCCTGATAAACGGGTTCGAGAGCAGGCAGCATGGGCGCTTGGTCGAATCTCCTGA
- a CDS encoding transcription initiation factor IIB: MATRDIYESGFDEDIRTESSANQCPECDGRVTTNAVETVCEDCGLVIDEQRIDHGPERRAYDDEERRRTGAPLTAARHDRGLSTEIGRGTDAKGNEISGQKRRRLARMRREQTRGRWRSKAERNLAHGLGEVRRLASALELSDSVRDQACQLFRSAQNEDLLRGRSIEAIAAASVYGACRCNGLSRLVDDVSEMARVAESRVTNAYKTLNEELGLPTEPVSPSMFVPRLASDLECPDEIRQRARTLAEQAEERGVTTGVHPAGFAAACLYKAGREEGRWLTQSEAADVANASKATVRAHRDTLEEQVA, from the coding sequence ATGGCAACTAGAGACATCTACGAGAGCGGATTCGACGAAGACATCCGAACGGAATCGAGTGCGAACCAGTGTCCCGAGTGCGACGGTCGGGTCACCACGAACGCGGTCGAAACGGTCTGCGAAGACTGTGGCCTGGTCATCGACGAGCAGCGTATCGATCATGGGCCGGAGCGGCGAGCGTACGACGACGAGGAGCGCAGGCGAACGGGTGCCCCACTCACTGCGGCCCGTCACGATCGCGGCCTGTCGACAGAGATCGGTCGCGGTACCGACGCGAAGGGGAACGAAATCTCTGGACAGAAGCGACGGCGACTCGCGCGGATGCGTCGTGAGCAGACCCGGGGTCGCTGGCGGTCGAAAGCAGAACGGAATCTCGCCCACGGGCTGGGCGAAGTGCGCCGGTTGGCGAGTGCGCTCGAGCTCTCCGATTCGGTCCGCGACCAGGCGTGTCAGCTCTTCCGGAGCGCCCAGAACGAGGATCTGCTTCGTGGCAGATCCATCGAGGCCATCGCCGCAGCCAGCGTCTACGGAGCCTGCCGGTGCAACGGCCTCTCGCGGTTAGTGGACGACGTCAGCGAGATGGCCCGCGTCGCGGAGTCACGGGTCACGAACGCGTACAAAACGCTGAACGAAGAGCTGGGGCTCCCCACTGAGCCCGTCTCCCCCAGCATGTTCGTGCCGCGACTCGCCTCGGACCTCGAGTGTCCGGACGAAATCCGACAGCGGGCCCGAACGCTCGCGGAACAGGCCGAGGAGCGCGGCGTCACGACGGGCGTCCATCCGGCCGGGTTCGCCGCAGCCTGCCTCTACAAGGCCGGTCGCGAAGAGGGCCGATGGCTGACGCAATCCGAGGCCGCGGACGTGGCGAACGCCTCGAAGGCGACTGTCCGGGCACACCGGGATACGTTGGAGGAACAGGTCGCCTGA
- a CDS encoding DNA primase: MSWRQATREEIYRYYTEEFSSYVDELPSFITAEGPKQYALAFREPHPVRKDRVPDKDFIRRDTWQTNTSGERTSAAFHDFDDVLEFIRHPARNDSLGRSNFALADPDLLEKPDPRPDAVYYALDHWERPWVILVDIDAKTIARERATQAVLDEDIAGDSEALLDAAGILEADPAGYPYSFADIERAIEYGFEVRDIFEDDFNAEETMVVYSGQGVHVYLLDTDPAHRYDAKSREVLNDLLQDTYEIPIDPVVTADRRRVARLPYSLHADVCSIVTPIESPSFDVRSATPEVIQS, from the coding sequence ATGAGTTGGCGCCAAGCTACGCGCGAGGAGATTTACAGGTACTACACCGAAGAGTTCTCTTCGTACGTCGACGAACTCCCGTCGTTCATCACAGCGGAGGGACCGAAACAGTATGCACTCGCGTTTCGAGAACCCCACCCGGTACGGAAAGACAGAGTGCCAGACAAGGACTTCATCCGACGGGACACCTGGCAGACGAACACATCCGGAGAGCGGACCTCAGCAGCGTTCCACGACTTCGACGACGTCCTCGAGTTCATCCGCCACCCAGCACGGAATGACTCGCTCGGACGGAGTAACTTCGCTCTCGCAGATCCCGACCTGCTCGAGAAACCAGATCCACGTCCCGATGCGGTCTACTACGCCCTCGATCATTGGGAACGGCCGTGGGTGATCCTCGTCGATATCGATGCAAAAACGATAGCACGAGAGCGAGCAACGCAAGCAGTACTGGACGAGGATATTGCAGGGGACAGCGAGGCACTGCTCGATGCCGCGGGGATTCTCGAAGCCGACCCAGCAGGCTACCCGTATTCTTTCGCGGATATCGAACGGGCCATTGAGTACGGTTTCGAGGTGCGAGATATTTTCGAGGACGACTTCAACGCCGAAGAGACGATGGTGGTGTACAGCGGCCAAGGCGTTCACGTCTATCTCCTCGATACCGACCCTGCTCATCGATATGACGCCAAGAGTCGAGAGGTGCTGAACGACCTTCTGCAAGACACCTACGAGATTCCCATCGATCCAGTGGTTACCGCCGACCGTCGTCGAGTCGCCCGGCTCCCCTACTCGTTGCACGCTGACGTCTGCAGTATCGTCACACCGATAGAGAGCCCGAGCTTCGACGTTCGGTCTGCAACACCGGAGGTCATCCAGTCATGA
- a CDS encoding PadR family transcriptional regulator, with the protein MYDLTGFQRDLLYVIAGQEDPHGLAIKDELEDYYEKEIHHGRLYPNLDEIVDKGLVEKGEKDQRTNVYSITARGTRELEARRDWENQYVDLD; encoded by the coding sequence ATGTACGATCTTACTGGTTTCCAGCGGGATTTGCTGTACGTGATCGCCGGCCAAGAGGATCCCCACGGTCTTGCCATCAAAGATGAACTTGAGGACTATTACGAGAAAGAAATCCATCATGGACGGCTCTACCCGAATCTAGACGAAATCGTAGATAAGGGTCTGGTTGAGAAAGGTGAGAAAGACCAACGAACTAACGTCTACTCGATCACAGCTCGCGGCACTCGAGAACTCGAAGCCCGTCGAGACTGGGAAAACCAATATGTTGACTTAGATTAG
- a CDS encoding tyrosine-type recombinase/integrase, with protein sequence MVDDWYEKVFENKHDEINEFLRQKEAMGRSPRTLNAYSRTLKKFYHEQFPDLKPAKTEVRHIEEYLHELNERDLSQNTKRRYLESLSSFFSYAMKRPRFEEINSNPAGVVLEEIPKRVHDRPDCATWENAKKIVHEIADPRDKSVAVLLAKTGCRLTAALEIKQDDLMLEEGFIPLRKRKGGKQTVVPVDNEVIKSIRRLHKITPDELDYLFVSMRGHRLSRERIRVAVRKAAISSGIMERGETQFHRKFTPHTFRTVFTTLMRKRGMDDRILKYIRGDSSDQTMDVYTRVDRGEVREQYLDCIAKLGL encoded by the coding sequence ATGGTTGACGACTGGTACGAGAAGGTCTTCGAGAACAAGCACGACGAAATCAACGAGTTCCTGCGGCAGAAGGAGGCGATGGGCCGTAGTCCGCGAACACTTAATGCCTACAGTCGCACACTTAAGAAGTTCTATCACGAGCAATTTCCGGACCTGAAGCCTGCAAAAACGGAAGTTAGACACATCGAAGAATATCTGCATGAACTGAACGAACGGGATCTAAGTCAGAACACGAAACGTCGGTATCTCGAATCACTCTCATCGTTTTTTAGCTACGCGATGAAGCGACCACGGTTTGAGGAGATCAACAGCAATCCCGCTGGCGTCGTATTGGAGGAAATTCCGAAGCGGGTTCACGATAGACCTGATTGTGCGACGTGGGAGAATGCGAAGAAGATCGTCCACGAGATTGCCGATCCTCGTGATAAGTCAGTCGCGGTGCTTCTGGCTAAAACTGGGTGTCGATTGACTGCGGCTCTTGAAATTAAGCAAGACGATTTAATGCTGGAGGAAGGTTTCATTCCCCTGCGAAAGCGAAAGGGCGGAAAGCAGACAGTCGTACCAGTCGATAATGAGGTAATCAAGAGTATCCGCAGGCTTCACAAGATCACCCCAGATGAGTTAGATTATCTCTTCGTCAGTATGAGGGGTCATCGTCTGTCTCGTGAACGGATCCGAGTCGCTGTTCGGAAGGCTGCAATCTCAAGTGGCATTATGGAAAGAGGTGAGACTCAGTTTCACCGGAAGTTTACACCACATACATTTCGAACTGTTTTCACGACACTGATGCGGAAGCGGGGTATGGATGATAGAATCCTCAAATATATCCGAGGCGATTCCAGCGATCAGACGATGGATGTCTACACGAGGGTTGATCGGGGGGAGGTTCGGGAACAGTATCTAGACTGCATAGCGAAATTGGGGCTCTGA